ATAAGCCAATGGAATTTTGAGTTTATTTACAAAATGATTGGCATCAAACATTTTCTCCAATAGAACCAGATAGGATTCTTTCTTTTCTACTTCTATTTCCTTTTTAAGCATTGCTGTTCGCCCTGAAAAGAAATTAAACAACGGATCTGCCGAAATTGAACCTCCAGCCATCGGACCGGCACTTGCGGTAGCATCAAGACTGTTTGCTGTTTTCAATTTTCGTTCTGCAGGCGAATACGTTTTTTGCCCTTTCGGAATAATTCCCAGTGCTACTGCATTAATAGCATTATATCTTCGAATAACAACTTCTCGCAATTGATTCATAATGGGCTGCATACTGACAAAAAAAAGGTCGTTCTCAAAACTTTTTGGTGTCAAAGCCACTTTCAATCCTTTAAACTGAACCGCCGAAAATAATAACGTATCTCCTACTGAAGCCGGGATCGAAAAATACCCGCCTTTTTCAGAAATCACAGCTTTTTCTGTTTTTAAATTGATGATATAAATCCCCTCCAGTTCCTCTGACACATCGGCATTCACTTTCCCTTTCAATAAAGCCAGTTTCACTTCCTGCGCAATACCATTGGTTGCCACCAAAAAGAACAAAAAAACAACCACTCGAGCCATACCAATACATTTCATGTTAACATCAAAATAGGCTGTAAAAGTATCTTACTATCCTCCAAATTAATTACTAACGACTTGGTAAAAATATGTTAATTAAAAACGACAATTTAATACCTTTACCTCGCACTTTTTATAAAAATAAAATGAAAAATATACTTATTGCCAGCACATCTACGCTTCACGGAGGTGACTATTTAGACTATTTATTAACCGAATTACAATTGCATTTTAAGGATTGTAAAACGATACTTTTTATTCCTTATGCAAGACCAAGCGGAATTTCGCATGAAGAATACACCGATAAAGTAGCAAAGGCTTTCGCCAAAATAAATAAGAAAGTAAAAGGAATCCATGAATTTGAAGATGCGAAAACTGCAGTTCAAAATGCCGAAGGAATATTTACAGGCGGTGGCAACACTTTTCTATTGGTTTCTCAATTGTACAAAGCAAAAATCATAGATATCCTTGCCGAAACCGTCAAAAAAGGAACTCCTTATCTCGGAACAAGTGCAGGCAGTAATATTTGCGGATTAACGATGCAAACCACAAATGATATGCCTATTGTTTATCCGCCAAGTTTTCAAACTTTAGGATTGATTCCGTTTAACTTGAATCCACATTTTTTAGATGCTGATGAGCAATCAAAACATATGGGAGAAACACGCGAAACCAGAATAAAAGAATACCATGCTTTTAATTCAGTTCCCGTTTTGGGATTACGCGAAGGGAGTTGGTTGCAAGTAAAAGGCGATTCAATTGTTTTGAAAGGAAGTTTGTCCGCAAGTCTTTTTAGACAAAATCAACAACCGGAAGAATTAGGAAGCGGAACGGATTTGAATTTTATAAAATAAAAAAGCCGAAACAATTAAGTTTCGGCTTTGAAGAGCGAAAGACGAGGCTCGAACTCGCGACAACCAGCTTGGAAGGCTGGAGCTCTACCAACTGAGCTACTTTCGCATGACAAAATTTAAATAAAAAACCTCAAACCAAAATTTGAGGTTTAGAGCGAAAGACGAGGCTCGAACTCGCGACAACCAGCTTGGAAGGCTGGAGCTCTACCAACTGAGCTACTTTCGCATTAACAACGGTGCAAATATAAATAATAAGTTTGCTTCAATGCAAGTTTTTTTAAAAAAAATAACAAACTTATTAGCCACAACCTCTTTTATAAAAACGTATCAAAGAGGTAAAGAATTTATTATGAAAATATTATACCTTTATTCATCTCTAAAAAAACGCTAAAAAAAAATGCCAACTATTAAGAAAATTACCTCAACCGACACCTTTTCTGTGCGACATCCTGTTTTACGATCGGGAAAACCTTTAGAAAGTTGTCATTTTGATGGCGATACATTAGCGACTACATCTCATTATGGACTATTTTTTAACCAAGAAATAATTGGAGTTCTTTCATTATTTGAAGCAAAAAACAATGTTTTCTCTGAAAAACTGCAATTTCAAATTCGAGGTATGGCAGTTTTAAAAGAATTTCAAAAAAAAGGATTTGGCGCCTCTCTTATCACACATTGTGAAAAGGAATGTCACAACCGAAATGGAAATCTAATTTGGTTTAATGCCCGAACTGAAGCAACTGCTTTTTATGAAAAACTAGGCTATCTAAAAACAGGAATCCCATTTGAAATTCAAGGTGTAGGCGAACACTTTTTAATGTTTAAAAAGATTTAAAAACCCATTTTTAGTTGGCGAATTATCGCTTGCTACTGACTTTAATTTACCTGAAAACTAAGAAATCAATTTTGAAATTACTGAGGGATGATAAATGAACAAACACGATTTGTTTTTTATCGCATTGATAATATCTTTAGACAATTCTTCTGGTATAGCAGGACAACCTTGGCTTCGGCCCAACCTTTTGTTGTTTTTAATAAATGAATTAGAAACATAATTTGCAGCATGCATAACTACACCTCGGATTCTGGCATTGTCATTTAATCCTTTTTCAAGTCCGTCTAATCGCAAAGACATTCCGTGTTTACCATTATAAATTTCTCCGGTAACATAGAATCCTAAACTACTTTTGAAAGATTGTTGTGCATTAGAAAAACTATTGGCAAATTCCTCTCCGGTATTTCTTCCGTGAGCAACAAGCGATTGAAACAAGACTGTATTTGTAGTTAAATCAATAACCCAAAGTCTTTTTAAATTAGACGACAAACTGAAATCGACTAATGTTAATATATTTTTCTTAATCAAGCCTTTTTCTTTAAGTAAATAAAACCCTTTCAAAGCTTGAATAAAACTTTCTTCCTTTGGCAATGCAAAATTATTGGCATGTAAATTATTATACACCATTTCAATATTATTGTCCATCGAGGAAACAGGAACCGTTTTAGAAACAAGAAAATTATTATTTTTTAATTCTGGATAAAAAACTTTACTTGAAGAAAAAGAAAACAAGAAAAATAATACAGCAGGAAAAACCTTATAAATCATTGATTATGTTTAAGTTATACAATAGAATCGGGATTGCAAAAGTATAAAAAAACAAAGGCCAAGGAGAATTTTAGAGTAAAAAAAGGAGTTTATCTGTTTATTTAACATTTATCAC
This region of Flavobacterium lacustre genomic DNA includes:
- a CDS encoding murein L,D-transpeptidase catalytic domain family protein, with protein sequence MIYKVFPAVLFFLFSFSSSKVFYPELKNNNFLVSKTVPVSSMDNNIEMVYNNLHANNFALPKEESFIQALKGFYLLKEKGLIKKNILTLVDFSLSSNLKRLWVIDLTTNTVLFQSLVAHGRNTGEEFANSFSNAQQSFKSSLGFYVTGEIYNGKHGMSLRLDGLEKGLNDNARIRGVVMHAANYVSNSFIKNNKRLGRSQGCPAIPEELSKDIINAIKNKSCLFIYHPSVISKLIS
- the pepE gene encoding dipeptidase PepE — encoded protein: MKNILIASTSTLHGGDYLDYLLTELQLHFKDCKTILFIPYARPSGISHEEYTDKVAKAFAKINKKVKGIHEFEDAKTAVQNAEGIFTGGGNTFLLVSQLYKAKIIDILAETVKKGTPYLGTSAGSNICGLTMQTTNDMPIVYPPSFQTLGLIPFNLNPHFLDADEQSKHMGETRETRIKEYHAFNSVPVLGLREGSWLQVKGDSIVLKGSLSASLFRQNQQPEELGSGTDLNFIK
- a CDS encoding GNAT family N-acetyltransferase; its protein translation is MPTIKKITSTDTFSVRHPVLRSGKPLESCHFDGDTLATTSHYGLFFNQEIIGVLSLFEAKNNVFSEKLQFQIRGMAVLKEFQKKGFGASLITHCEKECHNRNGNLIWFNARTEATAFYEKLGYLKTGIPFEIQGVGEHFLMFKKI